The following are from one region of the bacterium genome:
- a CDS encoding radical SAM protein, producing the protein EFVPSVEEILAYVVPHLEKAEHAVVSFGQGCEGEPLLQGELLIEAVREIRKRTKRGVINLNTNGSRPQVVEKLCEAGLDSIRVSLNSAQADLYQKYFSPRGYGFNEVMESLRVVAGFGRWISLNYFIFPGFTDHPEETAHLQKLVRRFNIPFIQMRNLNIDPEWYIETLALPDGGKKAVGIKAWMEQLKRRNPFIHFGYFNPHREAMASMGWVA; encoded by the coding sequence GAATTTGTGCCGAGCGTGGAAGAAATCCTCGCGTATGTTGTCCCCCATCTAGAGAAGGCAGAGCATGCGGTGGTCAGCTTCGGCCAGGGCTGCGAAGGAGAACCGCTGCTGCAGGGAGAACTGTTGATCGAAGCGGTGCGTGAAATCAGAAAACGGACGAAACGCGGCGTCATCAATCTGAACACCAATGGGAGCAGGCCGCAGGTCGTCGAAAAATTGTGCGAGGCCGGATTGGACAGCATTCGCGTCAGCCTGAACAGCGCCCAGGCGGATTTGTACCAAAAATATTTTTCTCCGCGGGGGTATGGATTCAACGAGGTGATGGAGTCCCTTCGCGTGGTGGCCGGTTTCGGCCGATGGATCTCGCTGAATTATTTCATTTTTCCGGGTTTCACCGATCATCCGGAAGAAACAGCCCACTTGCAAAAACTGGTGCGGCGCTTTAATATTCCTTTCATCCAGATGCGCAACCTGAACATCGACCCAGAGTGGTACATCGAGACTCTGGCTCTGCCGGATGGGGGAAAAAAAGCAGTCGGCATCAAAGCCTGGATGGAGCAGCTCAAACGGCGGAATCCATTCATCCACTTT